A stretch of Pelecanus crispus isolate bPelCri1 chromosome 3, bPelCri1.pri, whole genome shotgun sequence DNA encodes these proteins:
- the SLC17A5 gene encoding sialin isoform X2 produces METEEGEDRTPLLKESQLGTVPACCSARYNLALLAFFGFFLLYALRVNLSVALVDMVEPNTSLAKNTTSSVCPEHSSTINVPRNTTGEKYSWDADTQGWILGSFFYGYIVTQIPGGYLASKIGGKLLLGFGIFGTSVFTLLTPLAANLGVGYLIAVRALEGLGEGVTFPAMHSMWSSWAPPLERSKLLSISYAGAQLGTVVSLPLSGLICYYMNWVYVFYIFGALGVLWFFFWMWLVSDTPETHKSISHAEREYILSSLKDQLSTQKSVPWRRILESLPLWAIVVAHFSYNWTFYTLLTLLPTYMKEILRFDAQENGFLSALPYFGCWLCIILSGQIADYLREKQNLSTVCVRKCFTLIGMIGPAVFLVAAGFIGCNYALAVAFVTISTTLGGFCTSGYSINHLDIAPSYAGILLGITNSFATIPGMVGPVIAKNLTHNNTVGEWQTVFYIAASINLFGAIFFALFASGEVQDWAVSGYHLHRN; encoded by the exons ATGGAGACCGAGGAGGGAGAGGACCGCACCCCGCTGCTGAAGGAGTCGCAGCTCGGCACGG TTCCTGCATGCTGCTCAGCTCGATACAATCTAGCGCTACTGGCCTTTTTCGGGTTCTTCCTCCTGTACGCGTTACGTGTGAACCTAAGCGTTGCTCTGGTGGATATGGTAGAACCTAACACAAGCTTAGCAAAGAATACGACTTCCAGTGTGTGTCCAGAGCATTCATCCACCATAAATGTTCCTCGCAACACAACG gGGGAAAAGTATTCTTGGGATGCTGATACTCAGGGATGGATCCTTGGTTCTTTTTTCTACGGCTATATTGTTACTCAGATTCCAGGAGGATATCTGGCCAGCAAAATCGGAGGGAAGCTGTTACTGGGGTTTGGCATCTTTGGTACCTCTGTATTCACCTTGCTTACTCCCTTAGCTGCAAATCTGGGAGTTGGTTACCTCATAGCTGTCAGAGCCTTGGAAGGACTGGGAGAG GGTGTTACCTTCCCAGCTATGCATTCAATGTGGTCGTCTTGGGCTCCTCCGCTGGAACGCAGCAAGCTCCTTAGTATTTCATATGCAG GTGCACAGCTGGGAACTGTAGTCTCTCTGCCACTATCTGGTTTAATCTGCTACTATATGAACTGGGTTTATGTGTTTTACATATTTG GTGCACTTGGCGTATTATGGTTCTTCTTCTGGATGTGGTTGGTTAGTGATACACCAGAAACTCACAAGAGCATTTCACATGCTGAAAGAGAGTATATACTCTCTTCTCTAAAAGATCAG CTTTCTACACAGAAATCTGTTCCCTGGAGACGTATACTGGAGTCTCTTCCACTCTGGGCTATCGTTGTGGCACACTTCTCTTATAATTGGACTTTCTATACACTTCTTACGCTCTTGCCCACATACATGAAGGAGATCCTGCGGTTTGATGCACAGGAG AATGGTTTTTTATCTGCCCTACCTTATTTTGGCTGCTGGTTATGTATAATTCTGTCTGGGCAAATTGCTGATTATTTACGGGAAAAACAGAACTTGTCCACTGTTTGTGTTCGCAAATGTTTTACCCTAATAG GAATGATTGGACCTGCAGTGTTCTTAGTAGCAGCTGGATTCATAGGTTGCAACTATGCACTGGCTGTTGCATTCGTGACCATATCAACAACACTAGGAGGATTTTGTACATCTGGCTACAGCATCAACCATCTGGACATAGCACCTTC GTATGCTGGAATTCTCCTTGGGATCACAAATTCTTTTGCCACTATCCCAGGAATGGTGGGGCCAGTTATTGCCAAGAACCTCACTCATAAT AATACTGTGGGAGAATGGCAGACTGTTTTCTATATTGCTGCTTCTATTAATCTATTTGGAgcaattttctttgcattatttgCAAGTGGAGAAGTTCAGGACTGGGCAGTCAGTGGATATCACTTGCATAGAAACTGA
- the SLC17A5 gene encoding sialin isoform X1 yields the protein METEEGEDRTPLLKESQLGTGERRGRAPCVAASRCHGVPACCSARYNLALLAFFGFFLLYALRVNLSVALVDMVEPNTSLAKNTTSSVCPEHSSTINVPRNTTGEKYSWDADTQGWILGSFFYGYIVTQIPGGYLASKIGGKLLLGFGIFGTSVFTLLTPLAANLGVGYLIAVRALEGLGEGVTFPAMHSMWSSWAPPLERSKLLSISYAGAQLGTVVSLPLSGLICYYMNWVYVFYIFGALGVLWFFFWMWLVSDTPETHKSISHAEREYILSSLKDQLSTQKSVPWRRILESLPLWAIVVAHFSYNWTFYTLLTLLPTYMKEILRFDAQENGFLSALPYFGCWLCIILSGQIADYLREKQNLSTVCVRKCFTLIGMIGPAVFLVAAGFIGCNYALAVAFVTISTTLGGFCTSGYSINHLDIAPSYAGILLGITNSFATIPGMVGPVIAKNLTHNNTVGEWQTVFYIAASINLFGAIFFALFASGEVQDWAVSGYHLHRN from the exons ATGGAGACCGAGGAGGGAGAGGACCGCACCCCGCTGCTGAAGGAGTCGCAGCTCGGCACGGGTGAgaggcgcgg CCGCGCCCCGTGTGTCGCGGCGTCGCGTTGCCATGG AGTTCCTGCATGCTGCTCAGCTCGATACAATCTAGCGCTACTGGCCTTTTTCGGGTTCTTCCTCCTGTACGCGTTACGTGTGAACCTAAGCGTTGCTCTGGTGGATATGGTAGAACCTAACACAAGCTTAGCAAAGAATACGACTTCCAGTGTGTGTCCAGAGCATTCATCCACCATAAATGTTCCTCGCAACACAACG gGGGAAAAGTATTCTTGGGATGCTGATACTCAGGGATGGATCCTTGGTTCTTTTTTCTACGGCTATATTGTTACTCAGATTCCAGGAGGATATCTGGCCAGCAAAATCGGAGGGAAGCTGTTACTGGGGTTTGGCATCTTTGGTACCTCTGTATTCACCTTGCTTACTCCCTTAGCTGCAAATCTGGGAGTTGGTTACCTCATAGCTGTCAGAGCCTTGGAAGGACTGGGAGAG GGTGTTACCTTCCCAGCTATGCATTCAATGTGGTCGTCTTGGGCTCCTCCGCTGGAACGCAGCAAGCTCCTTAGTATTTCATATGCAG GTGCACAGCTGGGAACTGTAGTCTCTCTGCCACTATCTGGTTTAATCTGCTACTATATGAACTGGGTTTATGTGTTTTACATATTTG GTGCACTTGGCGTATTATGGTTCTTCTTCTGGATGTGGTTGGTTAGTGATACACCAGAAACTCACAAGAGCATTTCACATGCTGAAAGAGAGTATATACTCTCTTCTCTAAAAGATCAG CTTTCTACACAGAAATCTGTTCCCTGGAGACGTATACTGGAGTCTCTTCCACTCTGGGCTATCGTTGTGGCACACTTCTCTTATAATTGGACTTTCTATACACTTCTTACGCTCTTGCCCACATACATGAAGGAGATCCTGCGGTTTGATGCACAGGAG AATGGTTTTTTATCTGCCCTACCTTATTTTGGCTGCTGGTTATGTATAATTCTGTCTGGGCAAATTGCTGATTATTTACGGGAAAAACAGAACTTGTCCACTGTTTGTGTTCGCAAATGTTTTACCCTAATAG GAATGATTGGACCTGCAGTGTTCTTAGTAGCAGCTGGATTCATAGGTTGCAACTATGCACTGGCTGTTGCATTCGTGACCATATCAACAACACTAGGAGGATTTTGTACATCTGGCTACAGCATCAACCATCTGGACATAGCACCTTC GTATGCTGGAATTCTCCTTGGGATCACAAATTCTTTTGCCACTATCCCAGGAATGGTGGGGCCAGTTATTGCCAAGAACCTCACTCATAAT AATACTGTGGGAGAATGGCAGACTGTTTTCTATATTGCTGCTTCTATTAATCTATTTGGAgcaattttctttgcattatttgCAAGTGGAGAAGTTCAGGACTGGGCAGTCAGTGGATATCACTTGCATAGAAACTGA